Proteins encoded together in one Planctomyces sp. SH-PL14 window:
- a CDS encoding pilus assembly protein TadG-related protein yields the protein MHAVTSQYSRQPVGSGRRGSFMVLGVVCLVAMMAFVAFSVDLGYISVTRSQMQNGVDAAALAAALEITNAVQNAGPDVQDVTAYAMQQARLKAAEIAGLNGIYVDPQQDVEFGLRTQNAQTKAYSVSWGSTPANTVRVHARRTEDDTSAPDGLLPLFFAPVFGRDTQQLQTSATAYVEARDIVAVLDYSGSMNDDSTYTSLSLRSQSAIETNMQNIWSALIAVRNYGTLPFTPAWAGYTVTSNSQSGTGEFRNTQFVVSNLTRAMNQVTLTYSDNTTSTLTASGTSGTFTRSGTAKTITAANVRIQYTTNGDPDSGSGSSSSRTATVTFNHPNYRVVTNTNITQIVLNYYGGGSSTTNVSGSVKDRTVSGNGTYVSSVTVKMGSYTVTVANPNGSSPPTTTVNLAFTSNAAAKAKFGWNSVSWPYAAGSWDGFITFCQTDSYINTAGYRHKYGGMCLVDYLMRTYPSYSQCNDLWRTPHYPFHSVKQGAQLLATFVEDLGFGDELGLVCYADTAVDEHTLNYDGYNINLSSNPICDKFADLRQIVGHRQAAHYTNNTNIGDGIARGKLMLDNSKRPGTRPTIVLMTDGLANRNGTLQMPNGWNWNTLFDYDNNGTADYTTTNTAAQYALVKAKEAVDAGYTIHCMSVGLGADQDLMSAIAWLGRGIYIHVPGDQSVAEMEADVLAAFNRIAAFVPPAKLVKE from the coding sequence ATGCACGCTGTTACCAGTCAATACTCCCGGCAGCCGGTCGGCTCCGGCCGGCGCGGGTCGTTCATGGTCCTGGGCGTCGTCTGCCTGGTGGCGATGATGGCGTTCGTCGCCTTCTCGGTGGACCTGGGCTACATCTCCGTCACGCGGAGCCAGATGCAGAACGGCGTCGATGCCGCGGCGCTGGCGGCGGCCCTGGAGATCACGAATGCCGTACAGAACGCGGGGCCGGACGTCCAGGACGTGACCGCCTACGCGATGCAGCAGGCCCGCCTCAAGGCGGCCGAGATCGCCGGACTGAACGGGATCTACGTCGATCCGCAGCAGGACGTCGAGTTCGGACTCCGGACGCAGAACGCCCAGACCAAGGCGTATTCGGTGAGCTGGGGCTCCACGCCGGCCAACACCGTCCGGGTCCACGCCCGGCGGACCGAGGACGACACGTCCGCTCCGGACGGGCTCCTGCCCCTCTTCTTCGCCCCGGTCTTCGGCCGCGACACCCAGCAGCTCCAGACCTCGGCCACCGCCTACGTCGAAGCCCGTGACATCGTGGCCGTGCTCGACTACTCCGGCTCCATGAACGACGACAGCACCTATACGTCGCTCAGCCTGCGTTCGCAGTCGGCCATCGAGACCAACATGCAGAACATCTGGAGCGCGCTCATCGCCGTCCGGAATTACGGGACGCTCCCGTTCACGCCCGCCTGGGCGGGTTACACGGTCACGAGCAACAGCCAGAGCGGTACGGGGGAGTTCCGGAACACGCAGTTCGTAGTCAGCAACCTGACGCGGGCCATGAACCAGGTGACGCTGACCTACAGCGACAACACGACTTCCACGCTCACCGCCTCCGGGACGAGCGGAACGTTCACCCGCAGCGGCACGGCCAAGACGATCACGGCCGCGAACGTCCGCATCCAGTACACGACGAACGGCGACCCTGACTCCGGTTCCGGCTCCAGCAGCAGCCGGACCGCGACCGTGACGTTCAACCATCCCAACTACCGCGTGGTGACGAACACGAACATCACGCAGATCGTCCTGAACTACTACGGCGGCGGAAGCTCGACCACGAACGTCTCGGGATCGGTGAAGGACCGGACGGTCTCCGGTAACGGGACCTACGTGAGCAGCGTGACGGTCAAGATGGGGTCGTACACCGTCACCGTGGCGAATCCCAACGGCTCCTCGCCGCCGACGACCACCGTCAATCTGGCCTTCACGTCGAATGCCGCGGCCAAGGCCAAGTTCGGCTGGAACAGCGTGTCGTGGCCTTATGCCGCCGGAAGCTGGGACGGTTTCATCACCTTCTGCCAGACGGACAGCTACATCAATACCGCCGGCTACCGCCACAAGTACGGCGGGATGTGCCTCGTCGACTACCTGATGCGGACCTATCCGAGCTACTCCCAGTGCAACGACCTGTGGCGGACGCCGCACTACCCGTTCCACTCGGTCAAGCAGGGGGCGCAGCTGCTGGCGACGTTCGTCGAGGACCTCGGCTTTGGCGATGAGCTGGGGCTGGTCTGCTATGCCGATACGGCGGTCGACGAGCACACGCTCAACTACGACGGCTACAACATCAACCTCAGCTCCAACCCGATCTGCGACAAGTTTGCGGACCTGCGGCAGATCGTCGGCCACCGTCAGGCGGCTCACTACACGAACAACACGAACATTGGTGACGGGATCGCCCGCGGCAAGCTGATGCTCGACAACTCGAAGCGTCCCGGAACCCGCCCGACGATCGTCCTGATGACCGACGGTCTGGCGAACCGGAACGGCACCCTGCAGATGCCGAACGGCTGGAACTGGAACACGCTGTTCGACTACGACAACAACGGAACCGCGGACTACACGACGACGAACACGGCCGCCCAGTACGCCCTCGTGAAGGCCAAGGAGGCGGTCGACGCCGGCTACACGATTCACTGCATGTCGGTGGGGCTGGGGGCGGACCAGGACCTGATGTCGGCGATCGCGTGGCTGGGGCGGGGGATCTACATCCATGTCCCGGGCGATCAGAGCGTGGCCGAGATGGAGGCGGACGTGCTGGCCGCTTTCAATCGAATCGCCGCCTTCGTCCCGCCGGCCAAGCTCGTCAAGGAATAA
- the mgtE gene encoding magnesium transporter, translating to MLEKLLLPEIRELIAERDVDTLRDVLNRWEPADLGMLFDDLSSEEDLVAFQCLDAPRAARAFEYLEWSVQEQLSRLLPEPDLRFILNELSPDDRTAFLSGFGPEEIERLLTLLTPENQRVARSLLAYGEGTVGRLMTPDLIAVREEWTITDVLKHVRAVGRDSESLNAVYVLDDSHHLIDDIRMREILLAPPDAQVRSLMNGQFVALRVTDAETTAVELFRKYDRSVLPVVDSKGVLVGVVTVDDVLDVAEETATREAQRFGGLEALDEPYIATPVGTLVRKRATWLVILFVGELLTATAMGFFEEEIEKAVVLALFVPLIISSGGNSGSQAATLIVRALAVGEIALRDWKLVLKRELFSGLLLGLVLGTIGFVRIALWSSFSSVYGPHWPLIGLTVAISLVGIVLWGTLSGSMLPFLIKRCGLDPATSSAPFVATLVDVTGLVIYFSVALLFLRGTLL from the coding sequence ATGCTCGAAAAGCTGCTGCTCCCCGAGATCCGCGAACTCATCGCGGAACGCGACGTCGACACCCTCCGCGACGTCCTCAACCGCTGGGAACCCGCCGACCTCGGCATGCTCTTCGACGACCTCTCCAGCGAAGAAGACCTCGTCGCCTTTCAATGCCTCGACGCACCCCGCGCCGCACGAGCCTTCGAATACCTCGAATGGTCCGTCCAGGAACAACTCAGCCGGCTCCTCCCTGAACCCGACCTGCGGTTCATCCTCAACGAACTCTCGCCCGACGACCGCACCGCCTTCCTCAGCGGCTTCGGCCCCGAAGAGATCGAGCGGCTCCTCACGCTGCTCACGCCGGAAAACCAGCGCGTCGCCCGGTCCCTCCTCGCCTACGGAGAAGGAACCGTCGGCCGGCTCATGACCCCCGACCTGATCGCCGTCCGCGAGGAATGGACGATCACCGACGTCCTGAAACACGTCCGCGCCGTCGGCCGCGACAGCGAGTCCCTGAATGCCGTCTACGTCCTCGACGACTCGCACCACCTCATCGACGACATCCGGATGCGGGAGATCCTCCTCGCCCCCCCGGACGCCCAGGTCCGAAGCCTGATGAACGGACAGTTCGTCGCGCTCCGGGTGACCGACGCCGAGACGACCGCGGTCGAGCTCTTCCGGAAATACGACCGGTCCGTCCTTCCCGTCGTTGACTCCAAAGGAGTCCTCGTGGGAGTCGTGACGGTCGACGACGTCCTCGATGTCGCCGAGGAAACCGCCACCCGCGAGGCCCAGAGGTTCGGGGGCCTCGAAGCCCTCGACGAGCCCTACATCGCCACCCCGGTCGGAACCCTCGTCCGCAAGCGGGCCACCTGGCTCGTGATCCTCTTCGTGGGGGAACTCCTGACCGCCACCGCGATGGGCTTCTTCGAGGAGGAGATCGAAAAAGCGGTCGTCCTGGCCCTCTTCGTCCCGCTCATCATCTCCAGCGGCGGGAACTCCGGGTCACAGGCGGCGACCCTCATCGTGCGGGCCCTGGCGGTGGGCGAGATCGCGCTGCGGGACTGGAAGCTCGTCCTCAAGCGGGAGCTGTTCTCCGGCCTCCTCCTCGGCCTTGTCCTGGGGACGATCGGCTTCGTCCGGATCGCCCTGTGGTCCTCGTTCTCCTCCGTCTACGGGCCGCACTGGCCGCTGATCGGCCTGACCGTGGCGATCTCGCTCGTCGGGATCGTGCTCTGGGGGACCCTCTCGGGATCGATGCTCCCCTTTCTGATCAAGCGCTGCGGCCTCGACCCGGCGACCTCCTCCGCCCCCTTCGTGGCGACACTGGTCGATGTGACCGGCCTCGTCATCTACTTCAGTGTCGCGCTTCTCTTCCTCCGCGGAACACTTCTGTAG
- a CDS encoding CsbD family protein has product MSGKTDEIKGRVKEAAGAITDDDQLRREGKIDQAMGKTKQVAEDMIEKAKDIAQNVNKPR; this is encoded by the coding sequence ATGTCTGGGAAAACCGATGAAATCAAAGGCCGGGTGAAGGAAGCCGCCGGGGCGATCACCGACGACGATCAGCTTCGCCGGGAAGGGAAGATCGATCAGGCGATGGGCAAGACGAAGCAAGTCGCCGAAGACATGATCGAGAAGGCGAAGGACATCGCCCAGAACGTGAACAAGCCTCGTTGA
- a CDS encoding sulfate adenylyltransferase, with protein MADLIAPHGGLSEPVCLTVKDADVAAFKAEAEALPKVPVSAADLSSVYRFADGTLSPLKGPMTSAVYNRVLDESVIENNGKLYAWTIPIAFPVTAAQAKELKAGQKVALTNPANEVVAILDVEDVYAWPKLKYIQSVYQTDRVDHAGAKMVLEGDANNTHLIGGTLRALPQPKNAKFGKYVLTPREVRKLIAESGWDAVVAFQTRNPLHRAHEYALVYGLETLIREGKNAGAVLNPLIGETKGDDVNAEIRMDTYEKLITERQLGDGDSDQALWGPRKESVPDRVKLLGLDIKMFYGGPKEAVMHGIYRQNMGYSHIIIGRKHADVPYSDGSNIWGDFDAQEIFGKLKGDLKITPVKVGFAAFYESCGRVDLTEKHPGEKPVSISGKDVRNTLQKGEQVDPRIMRPSTSRILAAAMKTA; from the coding sequence ATGGCCGATCTGATTGCTCCGCATGGTGGCTTGTCTGAACCCGTCTGCCTGACCGTCAAGGACGCCGATGTCGCGGCGTTCAAGGCCGAAGCCGAAGCGCTCCCGAAGGTCCCGGTCTCCGCCGCCGACCTCTCCAGCGTCTACCGCTTCGCCGACGGAACCCTGAGCCCGCTCAAGGGGCCCATGACCTCCGCGGTCTACAACCGCGTCCTCGATGAATCGGTCATCGAGAACAACGGCAAGCTCTACGCCTGGACGATTCCCATCGCGTTCCCGGTCACCGCCGCTCAGGCCAAGGAACTCAAGGCCGGCCAGAAGGTCGCCCTGACGAACCCGGCCAACGAAGTCGTCGCGATCCTGGACGTTGAAGACGTCTACGCCTGGCCGAAGCTCAAGTACATCCAGTCGGTCTACCAGACCGACCGCGTCGACCACGCCGGCGCCAAGATGGTTCTCGAAGGGGACGCGAACAACACGCACCTCATCGGGGGCACCCTCCGCGCCCTGCCGCAGCCGAAGAACGCCAAGTTCGGCAAGTACGTCCTGACGCCGCGGGAAGTCCGCAAGCTGATCGCCGAATCCGGCTGGGACGCGGTCGTCGCCTTCCAGACCCGGAACCCCCTGCACCGGGCTCACGAATACGCGCTGGTCTACGGTCTCGAGACCCTGATCCGCGAAGGGAAGAACGCCGGCGCCGTCCTGAACCCGCTCATCGGCGAGACGAAGGGTGACGACGTCAACGCCGAAATCCGGATGGACACCTACGAGAAGCTGATCACCGAACGCCAGCTCGGCGACGGCGACAGCGACCAGGCCCTGTGGGGCCCGCGGAAGGAGTCGGTGCCCGATCGCGTCAAGCTGCTCGGCCTCGACATCAAGATGTTCTACGGCGGCCCCAAGGAAGCGGTGATGCACGGCATCTACCGTCAGAACATGGGCTACAGCCACATCATCATCGGCCGTAAGCACGCCGACGTGCCGTACTCCGACGGCTCGAACATCTGGGGCGACTTCGACGCCCAGGAAATCTTCGGCAAGCTCAAGGGCGACCTGAAGATCACCCCGGTCAAGGTCGGCTTCGCCGCCTTCTACGAGTCGTGCGGCCGCGTCGACCTGACCGAGAAGCACCCGGGCGAGAAGCCCGTGTCGATCTCGGGCAAGGACGTCCGCAACACCCTCCAGAAGGGTGAGCAGGTCGATCCCCGGATCATGCGTCCGAGCACGTCGCGGATTCTCGCCGCGGCGATGAAGACCGCCTGA
- a CDS encoding SGNH/GDSL hydrolase family protein has product MSNCCRLSAIGLCLGLALPLLCLADPPAGDRASTTPGRGTASPLHVGSIACDRVLYLGNSITLHGPAEKIGWTGNWGMAASSQAKDYVHLLTAKIAAAAGGEPQVRIKNIAAFERTLDQYNIATELKEELAFRPELVIVAIGENVAALKEDADRDRFRTSLDALLKAINAAGARKVVVRGNFWVAPDKDAVLRESAKAVGATFVDLGEIGRDPSMMARSERKIDHDGVAAHPGDKGMKAIADALWAAIEAEAKAEAR; this is encoded by the coding sequence ATGTCCAACTGCTGCCGTCTGTCCGCTATTGGTCTGTGCCTGGGGCTGGCCTTGCCGCTTCTTTGTCTCGCGGACCCGCCGGCTGGGGACCGGGCGAGCACGACGCCAGGGCGGGGGACCGCGTCGCCGCTCCATGTCGGATCGATCGCCTGCGACCGCGTCCTGTATCTCGGGAACTCGATCACGCTGCACGGCCCGGCGGAGAAGATCGGGTGGACCGGGAACTGGGGGATGGCCGCTTCGTCCCAGGCGAAGGACTACGTCCATCTCCTGACGGCGAAGATCGCGGCTGCGGCGGGGGGTGAGCCGCAGGTCCGGATCAAGAACATTGCCGCCTTTGAACGGACTCTCGACCAGTACAACATTGCGACGGAGCTCAAGGAGGAGCTGGCGTTCCGGCCGGAGCTCGTGATCGTCGCCATCGGCGAGAATGTCGCCGCGCTGAAGGAGGACGCCGACCGGGACCGCTTTCGGACATCACTGGACGCCCTGCTGAAGGCGATCAACGCGGCCGGGGCGCGAAAGGTCGTCGTCCGAGGCAACTTCTGGGTCGCTCCGGACAAGGACGCCGTCCTTCGCGAATCCGCAAAGGCCGTCGGGGCGACGTTTGTCGATCTTGGGGAGATTGGCCGCGATCCGTCGATGATGGCCCGCTCCGAGCGGAAGATCGACCACGACGGTGTTGCCGCCCACCCGGGGGACAAGGGAATGAAGGCGATCGCCGATGCCCTGTGGGCCGCGATCGAGGCGGAAGCGAAGGCGGAGGCCCGGTAA
- a CDS encoding helix-turn-helix transcriptional regulator, which yields MVLSTLERGEAHGFEVLRRLEELGCGALSLKEGTLYPVLYRLEEARLIRGEWEDDTQGRRGPRRRIYRLTDKGRRDLVRRREDWSHFVSTIGRILGVPT from the coding sequence ATGGTGCTTTCCACCCTGGAACGGGGGGAGGCCCACGGCTTTGAGGTCCTTCGTCGGCTCGAAGAACTCGGCTGCGGGGCCCTGAGCCTCAAGGAGGGGACTCTGTACCCCGTTCTCTATCGCCTCGAAGAAGCCCGCCTGATCCGCGGGGAGTGGGAAGATGACACGCAGGGCCGCCGCGGGCCGCGGCGCCGAATCTACCGCCTCACCGATAAGGGGCGACGCGACCTGGTCCGCCGCCGCGAAGACTGGTCGCATTTCGTCTCGACCATCGGCCGTATCCTGGGAGTGCCGACATGA
- a CDS encoding carboxymuconolactone decarboxylase family protein, which translates to MTPRIDYATTAPEAVRAFYGLEKYLSGCGLERSLFELIKIRCSQINGCAYCLDMHTKDARAAGETEQRIYTLSAWHETPFFSERERTALAWVERVTRIADGAPSDALYQKTREQFSEKEVADLTWAAVAINGWNRIALSFGNVAGTYQPPKSHA; encoded by the coding sequence ATGACCCCTCGCATCGACTATGCCACGACTGCCCCCGAAGCGGTCCGGGCCTTCTACGGCCTCGAAAAGTACCTGTCGGGCTGCGGACTCGAACGCAGCCTGTTCGAACTGATCAAGATCCGCTGCTCGCAGATCAACGGCTGCGCCTACTGCCTCGACATGCACACCAAGGACGCCCGCGCGGCCGGCGAGACCGAGCAGCGGATCTACACCCTCTCAGCCTGGCACGAGACGCCGTTTTTCTCCGAACGCGAACGGACCGCCCTCGCCTGGGTCGAACGCGTGACTCGGATCGCCGACGGCGCCCCCTCCGACGCTCTCTACCAGAAGACCCGCGAACAGTTCTCCGAAAAGGAGGTCGCGGACCTGACCTGGGCCGCCGTGGCGATCAACGGCTGGAACCGGATCGCCCTGAGCTTCGGCAACGTCGCCGGGACGTATCAGCCGCCCAAGTCGCACGCCTGA
- a CDS encoding magnesium chelatase — protein MAQEATAVKKPGNLRELRESGWVSKTIKDELRDNFLKALASGETLFPGILGYDSTVIPEISIALIAGHDMLFLGEKGQGKSRLMRTLARFLDDEIPYIAHPEIPLHDDPYKPITRLGRELVASVPEEEVPIAWWPRSERYVERLAPGTKFADIIGEIDPAKLAGGTSMSAESALHFGLIPRMHRGIFAMNEVPELDELVQVGMFNILEERDVQIRGYPVRFDIDVLILFSANPATYNRSGKVIPQLKDRIGSVIHTHYPRERDLGIDIMEQEAGLDLGGRFPVVVPRFMKEIVEEISIAARKSKYIDHASGVSARFSIANYRTMIASARQRSARLSEAPAVPRISDLGHLYSSSLGKLELDLMGSHQMSERQILDSLVAEAVRKVFEEYVDRHGLEEIAQIFCQGVKIEVGDLLPSAQYTERLKRVPPAWDKAFELNASSDPAVRASCVEFVLAGLYATDQISRAQTNGRIRYET, from the coding sequence GTGGCCCAGGAAGCGACAGCGGTCAAAAAACCAGGCAATCTGCGAGAGCTCCGCGAGAGCGGGTGGGTTTCCAAGACGATCAAAGACGAGCTGCGGGACAATTTCCTCAAGGCCCTCGCCTCCGGGGAAACGCTCTTCCCCGGGATCCTGGGCTACGACAGCACCGTCATCCCCGAGATCAGCATCGCCCTCATCGCCGGGCACGACATGCTCTTCCTCGGCGAAAAAGGCCAGGGCAAAAGCCGCCTGATGCGAACCCTCGCCCGGTTCCTCGACGACGAAATCCCCTACATCGCCCACCCCGAGATCCCGCTCCACGACGATCCGTACAAGCCAATCACCCGCCTCGGCCGCGAACTCGTCGCCAGCGTCCCCGAAGAAGAGGTCCCCATCGCCTGGTGGCCCCGCTCGGAACGCTACGTCGAACGGCTCGCCCCGGGAACCAAGTTCGCCGACATCATCGGCGAGATCGACCCCGCCAAACTCGCCGGCGGCACCAGCATGTCGGCCGAGTCCGCCCTGCACTTCGGGCTCATCCCCCGCATGCACCGCGGGATCTTCGCCATGAACGAAGTCCCCGAACTGGACGAGCTGGTTCAGGTCGGGATGTTCAACATCCTCGAAGAGCGCGACGTCCAGATCCGCGGCTACCCCGTCCGGTTCGATATCGACGTTCTCATTCTCTTCTCGGCGAACCCCGCCACCTACAACCGCAGCGGCAAGGTGATTCCGCAGCTCAAGGACCGGATCGGGTCGGTGATCCACACCCACTATCCGCGGGAGCGTGATCTCGGCATCGACATCATGGAGCAGGAAGCGGGGCTCGACCTCGGCGGTCGCTTCCCCGTTGTCGTGCCGCGGTTCATGAAGGAGATCGTCGAAGAGATCAGCATCGCCGCCCGGAAGTCGAAATACATCGACCACGCCAGCGGCGTCAGCGCCCGGTTCAGCATCGCCAACTACCGGACCATGATCGCCAGCGCCCGGCAGCGTTCCGCCCGCCTCAGTGAAGCCCCGGCGGTTCCCCGGATCAGCGACCTCGGCCACCTCTACTCGTCGTCGCTGGGCAAGCTGGAGCTCGACCTGATGGGGAGCCACCAGATGAGCGAGCGGCAGATCCTCGACTCCCTCGTCGCCGAGGCGGTCCGCAAGGTGTTCGAGGAGTACGTCGACCGGCACGGCCTGGAGGAGATTGCCCAGATCTTCTGCCAGGGGGTGAAAATCGAAGTCGGCGACCTGTTGCCCTCGGCCCAGTACACAGAGCGGCTCAAGCGCGTCCCTCCGGCATGGGACAAGGCCTTCGAGCTCAACGCCTCGAGCGACCCGGCGGTCCGGGCCTCGTGCGTCGAGTTCGTCCTCGCCGGCCTCTACGCCACCGACCAGATCTCCCGCGCCCAGACCAACGGGCGGATCCGTTACGAAACCTGA
- the rfbC gene encoding dTDP-4-dehydrorhamnose 3,5-epimerase, translated as MKSTPAPLDGVVVLETPLFHDERGYFRELHHAQKFSAAGLEMTFVQDNLSRSRRGVVRGLHYQIEQPQGKLVTALTGTIFDVAVDLRRSSPTFGQWFGVELSESNGRSIYIPPGFAHGFYVLSDTADVLYKCTALYAPQFERTVLWNDLALGITWPLGDRPTIVSGKDQAGAPLAQAETFR; from the coding sequence ATGAAGTCCACCCCCGCTCCGCTCGACGGCGTAGTGGTTCTCGAAACACCCCTCTTTCACGACGAACGGGGATACTTCCGCGAACTGCACCACGCCCAGAAGTTCAGCGCAGCCGGACTGGAGATGACATTCGTCCAGGACAACCTCTCCCGCTCACGTCGCGGCGTCGTCCGCGGACTGCACTACCAGATCGAGCAGCCCCAGGGAAAACTCGTCACCGCCCTGACCGGAACGATCTTCGACGTCGCCGTCGACCTGCGGCGATCCTCCCCGACCTTCGGACAGTGGTTCGGCGTCGAACTCTCGGAATCGAACGGACGAAGCATCTACATCCCCCCCGGCTTCGCCCACGGCTTCTACGTCCTCTCCGACACCGCGGACGTCCTCTACAAGTGCACGGCCCTCTACGCCCCTCAGTTCGAGCGGACGGTGCTGTGGAACGACCTCGCCCTGGGGATCACGTGGCCGCTCGGTGACCGGCCGACGATCGTCTCCGGGAAGGATCAGGCCGGCGCGCCGCTCGCCCAGGCGGAGACATTCCGATGA
- the pdxA gene encoding 4-hydroxythreonine-4-phosphate dehydrogenase PdxA, producing the protein MTDHRPTIALTLGDVCGVGPETVVRALATFPAESFLPVIVGHPDVLRRALALVGASRMVVEVDGPEDADRGGEALACWNPSAADVGSLPPAKVDARAGQAAYDWLVAATRAALADRIDAIVTAPLNKYALHQAGLDFPGHTEILAHECGVAEYAMMLYLPPAEADAAGVRNPNALSVAHATLHTSIASVPGLLTENRIRETIELVDHFLQRIGQPTRRIGVCALNPHAGEEGLFGEEEMRVIGPAVAGSRRDGLDAVGPYPADTLLKRAVEGEFDGVVAMYHDQGHIALKLIGFHRAVNVTLGLPIIRTSPSQGTAFDIAWQGGGKADPSGMQAAIDVALRLVASRG; encoded by the coding sequence ATGACCGACCACCGTCCCACGATCGCCCTCACGCTGGGGGATGTGTGCGGCGTCGGTCCCGAAACGGTCGTCCGTGCCCTGGCCACGTTTCCGGCCGAGTCCTTCCTGCCCGTCATCGTCGGACACCCCGACGTCCTGCGGCGGGCGCTGGCGCTCGTCGGGGCATCCCGGATGGTCGTCGAAGTCGATGGCCCGGAGGACGCTGACCGAGGGGGCGAAGCCCTGGCGTGCTGGAATCCTTCGGCGGCGGACGTCGGCTCGCTCCCGCCGGCGAAGGTCGATGCCCGGGCGGGGCAGGCCGCCTACGACTGGCTCGTCGCGGCGACCCGGGCGGCCCTGGCCGACCGGATCGACGCCATCGTCACCGCGCCGCTCAACAAGTACGCGCTGCATCAGGCGGGACTCGACTTCCCCGGCCACACCGAGATCCTGGCCCACGAGTGCGGCGTCGCCGAGTATGCCATGATGCTCTACCTACCGCCGGCCGAAGCCGACGCAGCGGGGGTGAGGAACCCGAATGCGCTCAGCGTCGCCCATGCCACGCTGCACACGTCGATTGCCAGCGTGCCGGGGCTCCTGACGGAGAACCGGATCCGCGAGACGATCGAACTCGTCGATCATTTCCTGCAGCGGATCGGACAGCCGACGCGGCGGATCGGCGTCTGCGCCCTGAATCCGCATGCCGGCGAAGAGGGGCTGTTCGGCGAGGAGGAGATGCGCGTCATCGGTCCTGCGGTCGCCGGCTCGCGACGCGACGGCCTCGATGCCGTGGGACCGTATCCCGCCGATACGCTGCTGAAGCGGGCGGTCGAAGGGGAGTTCGACGGCGTCGTGGCGATGTACCACGACCAGGGGCACATCGCCCTCAAGCTGATCGGCTTCCACCGGGCGGTGAACGTCACGCTCGGCCTGCCGATCATCCGCACGAGCCCCAGCCAGGGGACGGCGTTCGACATCGCCTGGCAGGGAGGGGGGAAAGCGGACCCGTCCGGGATGCAGGCCGCGATCGACGTGGCGCTGCGGCTGGTCGCGTCCCGCGGGTAG
- a CDS encoding TIGR01457 family HAD-type hydrolase → MKYGFLIDMDGVLYRGSQLISGADRFIEQLRLREIPFRFLTNNSQRTRRDVVTKLQRMGIDVEEEHVFTCAMATARYLAEQKPNGTAFVIGEGGLLTALHNHGYSVVDHDPDYVVVGEGRTFNLELVEAAVRMILGGAKLIATNLDPNCPTHNGLRPGCGAMVAMLETATGVKAFSVGKPSPYMMRAARKELGLSTDETTMIGDTMETDILGGVQLGMHAALVLSGGTKREDLHRFAYRPDLVVESLAEMTALLEENDWHPPWYGPAPLKNGQRRVGRELVSSY, encoded by the coding sequence ATGAAGTACGGCTTTCTGATCGATATGGACGGTGTTCTGTATCGAGGCTCCCAGTTGATCTCTGGTGCGGATCGGTTTATCGAACAGTTGCGGCTGAGAGAAATCCCTTTCCGGTTTCTCACGAACAACAGCCAGCGGACACGGCGCGACGTCGTTACGAAGCTGCAGCGGATGGGGATCGACGTTGAAGAGGAACACGTCTTCACCTGCGCGATGGCGACCGCCCGGTACCTCGCCGAACAGAAGCCCAACGGCACCGCCTTCGTCATCGGCGAAGGAGGACTGCTGACGGCGCTGCACAATCACGGCTACTCGGTCGTCGATCACGACCCCGATTACGTTGTCGTCGGCGAAGGGCGGACGTTCAACCTGGAGCTCGTCGAAGCTGCGGTCCGGATGATCCTGGGCGGAGCGAAGCTGATCGCGACGAACCTCGATCCGAACTGCCCCACGCACAACGGCCTACGCCCCGGCTGCGGGGCCATGGTGGCGATGCTCGAGACCGCGACGGGCGTCAAAGCGTTCAGCGTCGGGAAGCCGAGCCCCTACATGATGCGGGCCGCCCGAAAGGAGCTGGGGCTCTCGACCGACGAGACGACGATGATCGGCGACACGATGGAGACCGACATCCTCGGCGGTGTCCAGCTCGGAATGCACGCCGCGCTCGTCCTCAGCGGCGGCACCAAGCGGGAAGACCTCCATCGGTTCGCCTACCGTCCCGATCTGGTGGTCGAGTCGCTGGCGGAGATGACGGCCCTCCTCGAAGAGAACGACTGGCACCCCCCCTGGTACGGCCCGGCCCCGCTGAAGAACGGCCAGCGGCGCGTCGGCCGCGAGCTCGTCTCAAGCTACTGA